One Burkholderia cepacia genomic window carries:
- a CDS encoding FadR/GntR family transcriptional regulator, which produces MFEKIPARAMSDHVAQQLLKQIEVGSFSATGKLPTEAVLAQEFGVSRTVIREAISRLKNEGVVEPRQGSGVYVNQHGAIRPLRIDYAEAVEATSLPHLLAVRRAIEAEVAAEAALHHTDEDMADIDDALRKIDDAVAEGRDGVAEDVAFHRTIAAVTGNPYFLKTLQFLNQYLEAGVKVTRRNEATREDFSRQVREEHAAIADAIRARDPMAARNAARTHMYNAARRLAEAGIC; this is translated from the coding sequence ATGTTCGAGAAAATTCCCGCCCGTGCGATGAGCGACCATGTCGCGCAGCAACTGCTCAAGCAGATCGAAGTCGGCAGCTTCTCGGCCACCGGCAAGCTGCCGACGGAGGCCGTGCTCGCGCAGGAATTCGGCGTGAGCCGCACCGTGATCCGCGAGGCGATCTCGCGGCTGAAGAACGAAGGCGTGGTCGAGCCGCGCCAGGGCAGCGGCGTGTACGTGAACCAGCACGGCGCGATCCGTCCGCTGCGGATCGACTACGCGGAAGCGGTCGAGGCCACCTCGCTGCCGCACCTGCTCGCGGTGCGCCGCGCGATCGAGGCCGAGGTCGCGGCCGAAGCGGCCCTGCACCACACCGACGAAGACATGGCCGACATCGACGATGCGCTGCGCAAGATCGACGATGCCGTGGCCGAAGGGCGCGACGGCGTCGCGGAAGATGTCGCGTTCCACCGCACGATCGCGGCCGTCACCGGCAACCCGTATTTCCTGAAGACGCTGCAGTTCCTGAACCAGTACCTCGAGGCCGGCGTGAAGGTCACGCGGCGCAACGAAGCGACGCGCGAGGACTTTTCGCGCCAGGTGCGCGAGGAACACGCGGCGATCGCCGACGCGATCCGCGCGCGCGACCCGATGGCCGCACGCAACGCGGCGCGCACGCACATGTACAACGCCGCCCGCCGTCTCGCGGAAGCCGGCATCTGCTGA
- a CDS encoding MFS transporter, whose protein sequence is MTALDAAAGRSPTVAARSAELDLTYKKVFWRIVPFLMLCYVVAYLDRVNVGFAKLQMSQDLAFSETVFGLGAGIFFLGYFLFELPSNLLMHRIGARIWIARIMITWGLLSGLFAFVQTPTQFYVLRFLLGLAEAGFYPGVILYLTYWFPSHRRAKIIAVFMSAIPVSGIFGNPLSGWIMERFHGGSGFHGWQWMFMIEAVPAVLVGIATILYLDNSIRSAKWLDEREKQLLEDEIAAQPQEQQKHGHSLKAVFADPRMWWMSLIYFAFVTGQYGLTFWMPTLVKSTGITDTLQIGLLSAIPFLVAIVVMNLFGHSADKRRERRWHLIVPALMGAVGFAVAASYSHNTAVSIVFLSLAAGGVLTCAPLFWSLPTAFLAGSAAAAGIAIINSVGNLAGFASPYVIGYLKDVTHSTASGMYVLAAMLVIGAIAVWLTPARLVNR, encoded by the coding sequence ATGACTGCTCTCGACGCGGCCGCTGGCCGCTCGCCCACCGTGGCCGCCCGTTCGGCCGAACTGGATCTGACCTACAAGAAAGTGTTCTGGCGCATCGTGCCGTTCCTGATGCTCTGCTACGTGGTCGCGTATCTCGACCGCGTGAACGTCGGCTTCGCGAAGCTGCAGATGTCGCAGGATCTCGCGTTCAGCGAAACCGTGTTCGGTCTCGGCGCCGGCATCTTCTTTCTTGGCTATTTTCTGTTCGAACTGCCAAGCAACCTGCTGATGCACCGCATCGGCGCACGCATCTGGATCGCGCGGATCATGATCACCTGGGGCCTGCTGTCCGGGCTGTTCGCATTCGTGCAGACGCCGACGCAGTTCTACGTGCTGCGCTTCCTGCTCGGCCTCGCGGAAGCCGGCTTCTATCCCGGCGTGATCCTGTATCTCACGTACTGGTTCCCGTCGCATCGCCGCGCGAAGATCATCGCGGTGTTCATGTCCGCGATTCCCGTGTCGGGCATCTTCGGCAACCCGCTGTCGGGCTGGATCATGGAGCGCTTCCACGGCGGCTCGGGTTTCCACGGCTGGCAATGGATGTTCATGATCGAAGCCGTGCCGGCCGTGCTCGTCGGCATCGCGACGATCCTGTATCTCGACAACAGCATCCGCAGCGCGAAGTGGCTCGACGAACGCGAGAAACAGCTGCTGGAGGACGAGATCGCCGCGCAGCCGCAGGAGCAGCAGAAGCACGGCCATTCGCTGAAGGCCGTGTTCGCCGACCCGCGCATGTGGTGGATGTCGCTGATCTACTTCGCGTTCGTCACGGGCCAGTACGGCCTCACGTTCTGGATGCCGACGCTCGTGAAGTCGACCGGCATCACCGATACGCTGCAGATCGGCCTGCTGTCCGCGATCCCGTTCCTCGTCGCGATCGTCGTGATGAACCTGTTCGGCCACAGCGCGGACAAGCGCCGCGAACGCCGCTGGCACCTGATCGTGCCGGCGCTGATGGGCGCGGTCGGGTTTGCGGTCGCCGCGTCGTACTCGCACAATACGGCGGTGTCGATCGTGTTTCTGTCGCTCGCGGCGGGCGGCGTGCTGACCTGCGCACCGCTGTTCTGGTCGCTGCCGACCGCGTTCCTCGCGGGCTCCGCGGCCGCCGCCGGGATCGCGATCATCAACTCGGTCGGCAACCTCGCCGGGTTCGCGAGCCCGTACGTGATCGGCTACCTGAAGGACGTCACGCACAGCACGGCGTCCGGCATGTACGTGCTGGCGGCGATGCTCGTGATCGGCGCGATCGCCGTGTGGCTCACGCCGGCCAGACTGGTCAACCGCTGA
- the denD gene encoding D-erythronate dehydrogenase: protein MKVLITGGAGFLGQRLARKLLERGELSGPDGRLQPITELVLLDVVAGSDFGDARVTSIVGDIAERAVLERAIDTQTGAIFHLAAIVSGQAEADFDLGMRINLDASRALLDVCRARGHRPRVVFTSSVAVYGGTLPDVVQDDTALNPQSSYGAEKAIAELLLCDYARRGFVDGRVLRLPTISVRPGRPNAAASSFASGIIREPLNGEESVCPVPGSTRLWLLSPRGAIEALVAGCEIDSAKLGNKRVINLPGISVTVDEMIAALREVAGDEVVKLIRREPDERVGKIVGSWPGRWDTSRAEALGLKGDASFVDVIRAYIEDERR, encoded by the coding sequence ATGAAAGTATTGATCACCGGCGGCGCCGGCTTTCTCGGCCAGCGTCTGGCGCGCAAGCTGCTCGAGCGCGGCGAACTGAGCGGCCCCGACGGCCGGCTTCAGCCCATCACCGAGCTGGTGCTGCTCGACGTCGTCGCAGGCAGCGATTTCGGCGATGCGCGCGTGACGTCGATCGTCGGCGACATCGCCGAGCGCGCGGTGCTCGAACGCGCGATCGACACGCAGACCGGCGCGATCTTCCACCTCGCGGCCATCGTCAGCGGGCAGGCCGAAGCCGATTTCGATCTCGGCATGCGGATCAACCTCGACGCGTCGCGCGCGTTGCTCGACGTGTGCCGCGCGCGTGGCCACCGGCCGCGCGTCGTGTTCACGAGCTCGGTCGCGGTTTATGGCGGCACGCTCCCCGACGTCGTGCAGGACGATACCGCGCTGAACCCGCAATCGTCGTACGGCGCCGAGAAGGCGATCGCCGAGCTGCTGCTGTGCGACTACGCGCGGCGCGGCTTCGTCGACGGCCGCGTGCTGCGGCTACCGACGATCAGCGTGCGGCCGGGCCGCCCGAACGCGGCCGCATCGTCGTTCGCGAGCGGCATCATCCGCGAGCCGCTGAACGGCGAGGAAAGCGTGTGCCCGGTGCCGGGTTCGACGCGGCTGTGGCTGCTGTCGCCGCGCGGCGCGATCGAAGCGCTCGTCGCGGGCTGCGAAATCGACAGCGCGAAGCTCGGCAACAAACGCGTGATCAACCTGCCGGGGATTTCGGTGACGGTAGACGAAATGATCGCGGCGCTGCGCGAAGTCGCGGGCGACGAAGTCGTGAAGCTGATTCGTCGCGAACCGGACGAGCGCGTCGGGAAGATCGTCGGCAGCTGGCCGGGCCGTTGGGATACGTCGCGCGCGGAAGCCCTCGGGTTGAAGGGGGATGCGTCGTTTGTCGACGTGATCCGCGCGTATATCGAGGATGAGCGGCGCTGA
- the otnK gene encoding 3-oxo-tetronate kinase has product MTASVSRPLLGCIADDFTGATDLANMLVKSGMRTVQTIGVPADGAADTTLDADAIVVALKSRTIPAADAVAQSLAAYAWLRAQGCRQFFFKYCSTFDSTDAGNIGPVADALLDAAGGGFTIACPAFPENGRTIYRGHLFVGDVLLNESGMEHHPLTPMKDANLVRVLQRQTKAPVGLIRYDTIALGAAAVRTRIDQLRAEGARFAIADALSDRDLYVLGEACAGLPLVTGGSGIALGLPANFRRAEQLPERDNAASLPRIDGPATVLAGSASKATNAQVAAWRATRPSFRIDPLAASRGEPVVDQALAFARTHLPQPVLIYATATPDEVKAVQQALGVDAAGHLVEATLAAIARGLRELGVRKFVVAGGETSGAVVQALDVKSLQIGAQIDPGVPATATIDAAPLGLALKSGNFGAVDFFDKALRALDGAAR; this is encoded by the coding sequence ATGACCGCTTCCGTTTCCCGTCCCCTGCTCGGCTGCATCGCCGACGATTTCACCGGCGCGACCGATCTCGCGAACATGCTCGTCAAGAGCGGCATGCGCACCGTGCAGACGATCGGCGTGCCCGCCGACGGTGCCGCGGACACCACGCTCGACGCCGACGCGATCGTCGTCGCGCTGAAGTCGCGCACGATCCCTGCCGCCGATGCCGTCGCGCAATCGCTCGCCGCGTACGCATGGCTGCGCGCGCAAGGCTGCCGGCAATTTTTCTTCAAGTACTGCTCGACGTTCGATTCGACCGACGCGGGCAACATCGGGCCCGTCGCCGATGCGCTGCTCGATGCGGCCGGCGGCGGCTTCACGATCGCGTGCCCGGCGTTCCCGGAGAACGGCCGCACGATCTATCGCGGCCACCTGTTCGTCGGCGACGTGCTGCTGAACGAATCGGGCATGGAACACCATCCGCTCACGCCAATGAAGGACGCGAACCTCGTGCGCGTGCTGCAGCGGCAGACGAAGGCACCTGTCGGCCTGATCCGCTACGACACGATCGCGCTGGGCGCGGCCGCCGTGCGCACGCGGATCGACCAGCTGCGCGCGGAAGGCGCGCGCTTCGCAATCGCCGACGCGCTGTCGGACCGTGACCTCTACGTGCTCGGCGAAGCCTGCGCGGGCTTGCCGCTCGTCACCGGCGGCTCGGGCATCGCGCTCGGCCTGCCCGCGAATTTCCGCCGCGCGGAGCAACTGCCCGAGCGCGACAACGCGGCGTCGCTGCCGCGCATCGACGGGCCCGCGACGGTGCTCGCCGGCAGCGCATCGAAGGCCACCAACGCGCAGGTCGCCGCATGGCGCGCCACGCGGCCGAGCTTCCGCATCGATCCGCTCGCGGCATCGCGCGGCGAACCCGTCGTCGACCAGGCACTCGCGTTCGCGCGCACGCACCTGCCGCAACCCGTGCTGATCTATGCGACCGCGACGCCCGACGAAGTGAAGGCCGTGCAGCAGGCGCTCGGCGTCGACGCGGCCGGCCATCTCGTCGAAGCCACGCTCGCGGCGATCGCGCGCGGCCTGCGCGAGCTCGGCGTGCGCAAGTTCGTCGTCGCCGGCGGCGAGACGTCCGGCGCGGTCGTGCAGGCGCTCGACGTGAAGTCGCTGCAGATCGGCGCGCAGATCGATCCGGGCGTGCCGGCGACGGCCACCATCGACGCAGCGCCGCTCGGCCTCGCGCTGAAGTCCGGCAACTTCGGCGCGGTCGATTTCTTCGACAAGGCGCTGCGCGCGCTGGACGGAGCCGCACGATGA
- the otnI gene encoding 2-oxo-tetronate isomerase, with translation MPRFAANLSMMYTEHAFLERFAAAAYDGFKAVEYLFPYDFAAEDIRARLDAHNLEQALFNAPPGDWAAGERGTASLPGREDEFRRGIDQALDYARVLGNRKLHVMAGLIAPGQDRARHRATYLANLRHAAQAAAAHGITILIEPINQRDMPGYFLSRQDDAQAIRAEVGAPNLKVQFDCYHCQIVEGDLATKLRRDFAGIGHIQIAGVPERHEPDLGELNYPYLFELIDTLGYDGWIGCEYRPKAGTSEGLGWLKQYL, from the coding sequence ATGCCGCGCTTCGCCGCCAACCTCTCGATGATGTACACCGAGCATGCGTTCCTCGAACGCTTCGCCGCTGCCGCCTACGACGGCTTCAAGGCCGTCGAGTACCTGTTCCCGTACGACTTCGCCGCGGAGGACATCCGTGCGCGCCTCGACGCGCACAACCTCGAACAGGCGCTGTTCAACGCGCCGCCCGGCGACTGGGCCGCGGGCGAACGCGGCACCGCATCGCTGCCGGGCCGCGAGGACGAGTTCCGGCGCGGCATCGACCAGGCGCTCGACTATGCGCGCGTGCTCGGCAACCGGAAGCTGCACGTGATGGCCGGGCTGATCGCGCCGGGCCAGGACCGCGCGCGCCATCGCGCGACCTACCTCGCGAACCTGCGCCATGCCGCGCAGGCCGCCGCCGCGCACGGCATCACGATCCTGATCGAGCCGATCAACCAGCGCGACATGCCCGGCTATTTCCTGAGCCGTCAGGACGACGCGCAGGCGATCCGTGCGGAAGTCGGCGCGCCGAACCTGAAGGTGCAGTTCGACTGCTACCACTGCCAGATCGTCGAAGGCGATCTCGCGACGAAGCTCCGGCGCGATTTCGCGGGCATCGGCCATATCCAGATCGCGGGCGTGCCCGAGCGCCACGAGCCGGATCTCGGCGAACTCAACTACCCGTATCTGTTCGAGCTGATCGACACGCTCGGCTACGACGGCTGGATCGGCTGCGAATACCGCCCGAAGGCCGGCACGTCGGAAGGGCTCGGCTGGCTCAAGCAGTACCTGTGA
- a CDS encoding amino acid ABC transporter ATP-binding protein, whose product MPLVETRGLEKNFGTHHVLKGIDFSVERGQVVSIIGRSGSGKSTLLRTLNGLESIDAGTISIDGERVDARHADLRALRLKVGMVFQQYNLFPHLSAGQNVMLAQSVVKKAHRQQARAIAELMLERVGLGDKFDAFPEQLSGGQQQRVAIARALAMKPSVLLCDEITSALDPELVGEVLGVVEQLAREDMTLIMVTHEMNFARAVSDRIVFMHQGRVWETGTAEDIFERPQTVELTRFLGSVRNTEAVAR is encoded by the coding sequence ATGCCGCTCGTTGAAACCCGTGGTCTCGAAAAGAACTTCGGCACCCATCATGTGCTCAAGGGGATCGATTTCTCCGTCGAGCGCGGGCAGGTCGTCTCGATCATCGGCCGCAGCGGCTCGGGCAAGAGCACGTTGCTGCGCACGCTCAACGGGCTCGAGAGCATCGACGCGGGCACGATCTCGATCGACGGCGAGCGTGTCGATGCGCGGCACGCGGACCTGCGAGCGCTGCGGCTCAAGGTCGGGATGGTGTTCCAGCAGTACAACCTGTTTCCGCACCTGAGCGCAGGACAGAACGTGATGCTCGCGCAGTCGGTCGTGAAGAAGGCGCATCGCCAGCAGGCGCGCGCGATCGCGGAATTGATGCTCGAGCGCGTCGGCCTCGGCGACAAGTTCGACGCGTTTCCGGAACAGTTGTCGGGCGGCCAGCAGCAGCGCGTCGCGATCGCGCGGGCGCTCGCGATGAAGCCGAGCGTGCTGCTGTGCGACGAGATCACGTCCGCACTCGATCCCGAACTCGTCGGCGAGGTACTGGGCGTCGTCGAGCAACTCGCGCGCGAGGACATGACGCTGATCATGGTCACGCACGAGATGAACTTCGCGCGTGCTGTCAGCGACAGGATCGTGTTCATGCACCAGGGCAGGGTGTGGGAGACCGGGACGGCCGAAGATATCTTCGAGCGGCCGCAGACGGTGGAGTTGACGCGGTTTCTGGGCAGCGTCCGGAACACGGAAGCCGTTGCGCGCTAA
- a CDS encoding aldolase, producing MSDEAKRREEICVVGASLYARGHAVGSAGNISARLPDGWLITPTDACLGRLDPNDIAKVGLDGQPVSGGKPSKTLALHRGIYARNAEANGVVHTHSTHLVALTLAGVWRDTDVLPPITPYYVMKVGHIPLIRYRRPGDPGVAAEVAALADQVRGVLLDRLGPVMWGPSVSHASYALEELEETARLWLMTNPKPEPLSEAALDELRQAFGARW from the coding sequence ATGAGCGACGAAGCGAAACGGCGCGAAGAGATCTGCGTCGTCGGCGCCAGCCTGTACGCACGCGGCCATGCAGTCGGGAGCGCCGGCAACATCAGCGCGCGGCTGCCCGACGGCTGGCTGATCACGCCGACCGACGCGTGCCTCGGCCGGCTCGACCCGAACGACATCGCGAAGGTCGGCCTCGACGGCCAGCCCGTATCGGGCGGCAAGCCGTCGAAGACGCTCGCCCTGCATCGCGGCATCTACGCACGCAATGCCGAAGCGAACGGCGTCGTCCACACGCATTCGACGCACCTCGTCGCGCTGACGCTCGCGGGCGTATGGCGCGACACCGACGTGCTGCCGCCGATCACGCCGTACTACGTGATGAAGGTCGGCCATATTCCGCTGATCCGCTACCGCCGCCCCGGCGATCCGGGCGTCGCGGCGGAAGTCGCGGCGCTCGCCGACCAGGTGCGCGGCGTGCTGCTCGACCGCCTCGGCCCGGTGATGTGGGGGCCGTCGGTATCGCACGCGTCGTATGCGCTCGAAGAGCTCGAGGAAACGGCGCGGCTGTGGCTGATGACGAACCCGAAGCCCGAGCCGCTGTCCGAAGCGGCGCTCGACGAGCTCAGGCAAGCGTTCGGCGCGCGCTGGTAA